AACAAGTGAAGGCTTTAGCTACGCCAAAACTGACAGCTACTGCCTCGAAACAGAGAAAAAGTTCGCTTGGTTTTGGCTTGAGTATCCAACTTTTCGATTATTCCGTAAGTATTTATACTTAAATTTTTCCGCTTCTCAACCCTTACTTGCTTGATGCGGAGTATGTGACATACTCTGCTGTAAAAATATATTTACTGCTTTTTCAGGCGATCGCATATAGCTTAATCTAAAAAATTTATATACTTTTGACTAAACTATTTAAAGCTGTCTTAGCTACTAATTCCGCTCTAGAACTAGTAATTTTTTGGTAGCGTAAGGTAGTTTGGATATTTTCATGTCCCATCAGCGCTCTTAGCTCTTCAATTGCCATCAGACCAACCCGTTCGGTAGCAAATGTATGGCGGAAGTCATGTAATCGAGTTTCCTTAAGTTCTTCATGTTGATCTACTACTTTCCTCCAGCCTGCATTCACTGTTCTGTACGAGACTGGGGTTACAACTTTACTCGTCGCGTGCTGGGCAGTGAATAGTGCTGTACTATTTTTATGAAGATAATATTAAAGGCATTGCATAATAGAGGGATGAATTGAGGTCATCTACTGTGCAATGTCCATACTGTGAGTCTACGCAAATCCAGAAGAATGGAAAAAGAAAAGGTAAACAAAATCACATTTGTACTGACTGCAACGTGCGTTCCGCCCCGCTTCGCTAACGCCAATTTATCGATGTGTATGATCCCCCAAAGGGATATTCTGAAGAACTGAAACAAGAATGCCTAAAAATGTACCTTAACGGTATGGGTTTTAGAGCAATTGAACGGGTTAAAGGCGTTCATCATACTACTATAATTTATTGGGTTAAACAATTAGGGGAAAAGCTTCCAGATGTACCAAAGGAAGAGGCTATTCCAGAGGTTGGAGAATTGGATGAGTTGGAAACATTTATAAGTTCAAAAAAAACAAAATTTGGCTGTGGACAGCAGTAAATCACTTTAGTCAAGGCATTTTAGCCTGGGTTTTAGGGAACCGTAGTGCTGAAACATTTAAACCATTGTGGGAAATTGTTAAACAATGGAAAAGTTATTTTTATGTGACAGATGGTGAGACAGCCCTGCAAGAAGGTTTCCTTCTGTAGGGGACTGCGAACCCGAAGGGCTGGAAAGTTTATCCCTGATGGAGACCAAATAGTTAGTAAAACATACATGACGCGAGTTGAAAACGAAAATACCAGATTACGTCATTATCTTGCACGTCTTCACCGAAAGACTTTGTGTTATTCTAAATCAGAAAAAATGCTGAGGTACTCAATTAAATTATTACTACATTATTGAAAGTATAAAACTGTACCCGCATAAATCTATTCATCCTTTCATTCAGCAACGCCCGCTGGAATTTCATTCAGCAACGCCCGCTGGAAGTCCCTTATCTGACAATTCCCCAAATTGCTACAGCTTTGTCAGTTCCACCATATTGGATTTATGATTGCATTCATAAGGGCGCGATCGCTATTAGCCAAGATGAGGCAACAGAGCTTTATCTTTTCCCAGACTTACCTGAGACATTGAAGCAACTCCAAAAGCTCAAGGTTGGAGAAATCTGCAACTTACGTTTTTGATAGGAGTATCAAGATGCCCAATCAAAGCAGAATATCACCTACGCTTCTACTATCGCAAGACACATCAAAACTGCAATTTTCCAGGAAACGAAGTTAACGGCAACCGCAGGTGTGTCGATTAACAAGTTTCTAGCAAAAATGGCATCAGGTCAAAATAAACCCAACGGACTGACGGTGATTTTACCGGAGCAAGCAATCGCATTTGTAGAGCAGATGCCAATTGAAAAGTTTCACGGGATTGGCGAGGTGACAGCAGCTAAAATGCACTCACTGGGGATTCATAGTGGCGCAGATTTGAAAGGGCGATCGCTGTTGGAGTTAACACACCACTTTGGTAAAGCAGGTGTTCGTTAGAGCTAATTACTTTAGTTAGATGTATAACTTAATGCTAGCTTACCCGCAGAAGTCATCCACCCGAATATCGCGCCACACATCAGACACTTGCCAGCCAGAGTTGCCCACAGAGCGCAGAGGACGATATTCGGGGATGTATGCAGATTCAGGTACTTCGATGTATGCGGGTGGTGTGGGTTCTTCAACTACTGGTTCTAACTCAGCTTGGGGTTGAACAATTTCGTTTTCTGGCGGCGGGATTACTTCTGTTCTTTTACGAACTGGTTTTTCAATCTTTTTGATGAGTCGGCGCATTTCTATAGGATTCATTCGGGTTACACAGAGTAGGGTAGGATATCCCAGAATACAGTAAGTTAGAACCAAATCTTCGCACATCTTGCCGTTTGTTGTATGGGTGCAGATTGCTTTGAGGGGGAAGAGGTCAAACCTTGTAAAAGTACTTAGAAATTACGGGGATGAATTAAATATTCGGTATATTCTCGAACTTACAATTGAGTTTGAGGTGATTACGATGTAATGAAATATATATCACTTATCACATAAAGTAGTAGGAAATGAGCTAAATGTCCATCAAAAAACCTTTGATAATCAACCAACCAGAAGTTGGCAAGCTCATCCGAGAACTCCGTATTTGTACTGGATTAACACAGGAAAAATTTGCAGCATCATTGGGTGTTACTTATCCCACGGCAAACCGATGGGAAAATGGACACGCCAGACCGTCGCCGCTGGCAATGCAAAAGATTGAAACTCTGTTGCAGAAGTTAGATGATCAAGGGCAAAAGCTGTTGGCAAAGTATTTACGTAATTAGTTATCAGCTAGAACCAAACAAGTTCTTTAGACAATTAATGTTGACTTAAGATTTATACTGCGATCGCTACCTTGATGTAGCAATCGCAGTTTTAATATACTATTTTTAAAAGTATTAAAAAGCGAAAACCTTTGGGAGGATTCTTTGTTAGAGAAAAGTATAACGGGAAGAAGGCTTGTTGTTATTTTGATTTCAAATGTAATTATTAAGTGTGCAGAACTTTCACGCGACTCATGTCAGCCATAAACCTATTTCCTGTTTTTAAGCAAACTCCTGTAATTCTAGTAGTTGATAACGACAAGACTATGCGAGTGCTACTGCGTAAAATTATGGAAGATGAAGGTTATGGAGTAATTGAAGTTTCTGATGGTCAACAGTGCTTAGCTGCTTATGAAAGCGTCAAACCCGATATCGTTTTGCTTGATGCTATCATGCCTGTAATGGATGGTTTTACCTGTTGTGAGCAGTTGGTTAAAGTTGCTAAAAATGATTTGATATCAGGACTAAAAAATTTTGATATTGGCTTGACTATGGGTAATACTATGATTTCCAAGCTATGGGAATATACACCAATATTAATGATTACTAGCTTAGATGACGAAGATTCAGTAAATCGTGCTTTTGATGTAGGAGCAACGGATTATATTACAAAGCCAATTGAACCAATGATATTGCGTTGGCGATTGCGGCAACTGCTCAAACAAATACAAGTCCACAAACAATTACAAGCAGCCAACCAAACTTTGCACCAATTAGCTAATGTGGATAGTTTAACAGGTTTGGCTAATCGCCGCTGCTTCGATAATTATCTCAACACTCAGTGGATTAATTTAGCGCAGGAGGAATCACCTCTGTCGTTGATTTTATGCGACATCGACTTTTTTAAAAATTATAATGATAAATATGGTCATCCTCTGGGAGATAGCTGCTTGCAAAAGGTAGCCACTGCCTTAAAATATCTTGCCCAAAAGCCTCAAGATTTAGCAGCGCGTTATGGCGGAGAAGAGTTTGCTGTAATTATGCCGAATACTGATAACACTGGTGCAGTTCATGTTGGCAAAAGTCTGCAAGCTCAAGTTAGAGATTTACAAATTATCCATGACGGGTCTGCCATAAATCAATATGTCACTTTGAGTATGGGAGTGGCAACTATTATGCCGATTTGGGAGTCCTCAGCTTTAGATTTGATTACAATGGCAGATAAGGCACTTTACCAAGCCAAATCAGCAGGACGTAATTGCATGGTTTCAAATTAGCATAGGCAATGCTGATAGATTTTTTTGTATATATTAATGTCAATAAATAAGCAACAATTTAAGCTCTGCATAATTTTTGTGAATAGATAAAGTATATATATAAAGCTCTTAAAATTATTGCTCAAGTAATTTTTTAATCATCCCCTTACGGAATTTTTCCAGATTAGATGAAGCGGAGATCAAAAGAGTGGATATTCATGAAGGGATTAATAGTACTCTGCTAACTTTAGGAAATCAATTAAGAGGCGAAGGGGAATATCCAAATATTGAAGTTATTAAAGAATATGGGGATATACCTCAAATCGATTGTTACCCTGGGCAACTTAATCAGGTATTTCTGAATATTCTGACTAATGCGATTGATACTCTGAGAGAGTCAATAGTCGGTTGCCTAATACCAGAAATTAATATTAGAACAAATGGAATTCCCCAAACGAAAAATAACAATCCCCAAATCCGCATTGCTACTGAAATGTTAGATAGTGATCAAGTAATGATTCGAGTTATTGATAATGGTTGTGGAATGACAGAAAAGGAAAAAAATCTTTGACCCCTTCTTTACAACTAAACCTGTTGGTTCAGGTACAGGTTTAGGAATGTCAATTTGCTATCAAATTATAGACAAGCAGGGCGGTCAGTTGAAGTGCATTACACAACCGCTTCAAGGCACAGAGTTGCAAATCCTGATTCCGATTAGGATTAAATTCTATTGACAGTACATCTCCTTGGTGGATTAAAGATTTTATTTTAAGGCAAGTGCCTTATGAGAATCCATTGAGAGGGACTTTGTTTTTGGCTGCGACAAATGTCCGTATTTTTACTATTACCTTAGCAGTAATTAAATACCAATATATCAAGTATACAAATTATCAGAATACTCAACTTTTTAATAAAATCAAATATATGGGATCGCAATCAAACCAAGAGAGTCAAACTCCAGAAATTTTATTACACCGCATTGCGAGTCGTATCCGGCAATCCTTAGAATTAAAAGAAATTTTGTCGGCGACAGTTGCAGAAGTACGCTCGTTTCTAGAAACGGATCGCGTCAAAATTTACCAGTTTCAAAGTGATGGTCATGGTTTAGTTATTGCTGAATCGATTCAGTCAGGTCGGTTACCGCCTCTTGTGGGGTTAAATTTCCCCGCAGATGATATTCCCCCCTATGCTCGTGAACTGTTTATTCGCTCACGCCAGCGATGTATCGTTGATCTGACAACACACGAAATAGGTATCAGTCCTCTCGATTGCCCAGAAACAGGCGAACTATTAGACCAGCAAGATATTCGCTATCGTCCCGTAGATCCTTGTCATGTAGAATATTTGACAGCAATGGGCGTCAAGTCTTCAGTTGTGGTGCCAATTGTTTTAAAAGGCAAGGAAACAGGGAAAGATTCATTACCTTCTCTAGAACAATCATCTCAATTATGGGGACTATTGGTATCTCACCATTCAGAATCACGAGTGGTGACAGAACAGGAATTACTATTAATTCAGTCAGTGGTCGATCAGCTGGCGATTGCCATATCGCAATCGATTTTGCTCAGCCAAGTGCGAGAGCAAGCCCGTCAAGAAGCGGTTATTAATCAAGTAACCGAACAGCTACATACTACACCGACTGTGCAACTGCAAGTAGCCCTTGAAGAAACAGTAGCTGCTTTTCAAGGCTGTGGAGGACGGCTCTACTTGCTGCCCGATGGCGAACAAAGGTTAGAAATTTACACCTGTGGGATGCAGCCTAGTCAACTTGATATCGAACAAAATAGACCGATTGAGGAGCATCGCTTGTGGCAGAAATATCTCTTTGCCGCTGTCTTACCTTCTCTGACTACAGAAAAATCCAATGCCAAACCCTGGTCAGTCAACTGGATGAGAGCTGTTTACGCTTTGACTCCTCCACTTAATGAACTCAATTGTGAGTCGAATTTGTGGGCGATCGCGGATCTTTATAAAGAACCTTTATTGCGCTCGCTGGCTCCTAGCTTCCAAGCAACACAAATTCGGGGCTTGTTGATTGTACCGCTACAGCATGGGGCGACGATTGTTGGCTGTTTAACTATTTTCCGAGATGAGGTGGATATTGAAACTATTTGGGCAGGCTGTGTTGATACCGATTCTCGTCAACTGATGCCACGTCAGTCCTTTGCAGCATGGCGCGAACTTAAAACTGGGCAAGCACAACAGTGGGCAGAATCGGAAGTGAAGCTGGCACAAGCATTAGGCGAACGCTTTGCAACAGCAATCAAGCAGTATAGACTTTACGCACAAGTGCAGCTACTGAATACAAGTCTAGAGCAACAAGTGCGCGACCGCACCGCTGAGCTGCAACAGACCAATACAGATTTGCAATGCTCGACTATTGAGCTACAGCGCTCAGTAGAACGGCAGCAAGCGCTAGCGAGGATCATTGCTAATATCCGACAGTCACTCGACGTTAGCACTATTTTCCAAACCACGACTGAGGAAGTTTGCCAATTGCTCAAGAGCGATCGCGTAACAGTTTATCGTTTCAATGCCGACTGGGGAGGAGAATTTGTCAGTGATTATGAATCTGCAAATCCCCGATGGCAGAGAAATGTCAAACTGGGAGTAGGCATGGTGTGGAACGATACATACTTACAACAAACGCAAGGCGGACGCTATCGCAATAATGAAACTTTTGTAATTGATGATATCTATAGCATTGGATTTACCCAATGCCACCTTGATATACTTGAACAATTTCATATCAAAGCCTTGATGATAGTGCCAATTTTTGTTGGGCAACAACTATGGGGTTTATTCGGAACATATCAACATTCAAGCCCTCGGCATTGGCAAGCTTTAGAAGTCGAGTTTTTTACGCAAATAGCAACTCAGCTGGGAGTGGCGTTGCAACAAGCGGAGTACGTAGAACAAGTTCAAGCGCAAACCAGACAATTAGCGCTTGTAGCAGAGCAACAACAAACTTTAGCCACTGTAATCACCAAAGTTCGAGAATCACTCGACTTGAACGCGATTTTTGAAACTACGACCCAACAACTGCGCCAAGTACTCAATGCAGATCGTGTTGTGGTCTTTCGTTTCTATTCGGAATCGAACTATGGCGGTGGGGAAGTGATTGCAGAAGATGTAGCGTCGTGTTTTCCCTCGACCTTAACGGTAAAGGTGTATGATCGTTGCTTGGGTGAGGAGTATAGTCAGAAATTCAGCCAAGGCTACATTCATGCAGTCACTGATATTTATAACAGCGAGTTAGACGATTGTTATGTTTCGATGCTGTCTCGCTTCCAAGTTAGAGCGAACTTAGTAGTTCCCATGAGCAAGCAAGGGCAACTATGGGGTTTACTGTGTATTCATCAATGCCAAATATCACGCGAGTGGCAAGAGTCTGAAATCGAATTTGTCAGCCAAATTGCTTCTCAGTTAGGAGTTGCTGTACAACACGCGGTACTGCTCAACCAGACACAGCAGCAAGCCAAGCAACTTTCCGAAGCGCTTGAGCATTTGCAGCAAACTCAAGCTCATCTGATTCACAGCGAAAAGATGTCGAGTTTAGGATTACTAGTAGCAGGGGTTGCTCATGAAATAAACAATCCAGTCAGCTTTATCTATGGCAATATCACTCATATTCATGAATATACGCAAAATTTGATAGAGATGCTTATTCTTTATCAACAGGTATATCCGGAACCGAATCTGCAAATTCAACAACAGGCAAAATTGTCAGATTTAGAATTCATCGCTGAAGATTTGCCTAAGCTGTTTTCTTCGCTGAAAGTAGGTACTGAACGAATTAGTGAAATTGTTCTTTCGTTGCGAAATTTCTCTCGTCTCGACCAAGCCCAGGTTAAACCTGTGGATCTCAGGGAGGGACTCGATAGTACCTTATTAATATTGCAGCATCGCTTGAAGGCTAATTCATTGCATTCAGGTGTTGAGATCGTTAAACAGTATGGCGAATTACCGCTTGTAGAGTGTTTTGCGGGACAACTCAATCAAGTATTTATGAACCTGTTAGCAAATGCGCTTGACGCGATGGAGGATTTATGCCGTCAGTCTGCTAAATTAGGCGCAAAGAAACACCATCCAATGATCATTATAAAAACACAGATGATAGCCCCGGATTGGGTGCAAATCTCCATTAAGGATAATGGAGTCGGCGTTACAAAAGAGGTACAAGCTAAGCTTTTCAATCCATTTTTTACAACAAAGCCTGTGGGTCAAGGTACAGGTTTAGGACTTTCGATTAGTTACCAAATTGTAGAAAAGCATGGAGGCAAATTACAGTGCTTATCTCAACCTAACGAGGGTGCTGAGTTTCTGATTGACATTCCAATTAAACAATCTGGAGTCAAAATAGCAAACCTATGAAGCGATACAAGAGGAATCCACAAAGCTTAAAGTATGCGGTTATGTACCAGGGTATCATGCAGACATCTGTGTGGTGAATGTGCATATCTCGCGATTGCGGACACAAGTAGAATGGGAGCAACGCGAAAAAGTGAGATCCTCGTGAAATAGGCTGTTCTTGAGCAGGGGAGGATGGGGAAGCAGGGGGAGAAAGGGAAGAATTGGAAGCTCTTGAGGAAATCTAAATCCTTGCTATTAAAGGATTATTATACTTTAGATGCATTTAGTAGTACGCCAAGAGAACTTGGCGGGGTAAAGGGTAAGGGGAAAGGTTTAAATCCCTTACCCTTTAACCTTTCCCCTTTCCCCAGCTCTCACCCAACAATTTTGGGTTGGCAGACTACTAGTCTGGTTGTAACACCTTAAAATTGTTCCTGACTCGCGCCAAGGCATCTTTGTAGGAGAAGGAGCGCTTGCATTTTATTTCTTCGATCTCCTTTACCTAAAACCAAGTGTAGAGGTAATGGTAGCCAGATATAAGACAAAACAGTAAGGATTCCTGAAGGTATTCGTAATTCTCTGAGAAAGTGGCTAGCTTTTGAGGTAGTTATACTCTTTATTTTTATAAACTTTAAGTTTTTTAAAGTAGGTTAAGTGGGAATAGTGGGTTGTTTTCTTAAAAGCTAGACAAACTATATAAAAACTGTTAGTAATTAACTATAAATAAAAATTTACTAAAGACTAAATATTTTTTATTAGTTTTCTGAATTTCTACTATCTCAGCGTCAGATTTTTAGCTGTTTTAAACAATTACTATGGATTACTTTTAATAAAGTCTAATACTTGCTTTTACACTACACACTTAATAATCAAAATAACTGTAAGGAGAACATGAAAATATTTTTTCAAATTCTATTGTCTTTGTTTGGAGCCTCTGTATTAATTTTACAACCTTTTTCAACTAGAACTGCAAAATCAGAAGCTTTTAATTCTATCAGGTGTTATAAAACTTACTTGCCTGTAGCACTTGCACCTGGAGAAACAAAACAATATCGAATTTATGGTGAACTTTGTGGGCAAAAAAATCTCAATAAAAAGACTATTCATGTATTAGTATCAGGCATTACGTACGATCATAACTACTGGGATTTTTCATCCCAAAAAGAGCGTTACTCTTATGTGAAGGCCTTAACAAAAGCTGGTAATGCCACGTTTAACATTGACAGAATTGGAATTGGCAATAGTTCTCGCCCTCCTGCTGACAAAGTGACTGTGCAATCAAACGCCTTCGTATTGAATCAGGTAGATCAGGCATTACGGAACGGTAAGATCAATAATCTGAAATTCAAGCACATTATTAATGTCGGACATTCCTTTGGCTCTATTGTTGTGATTGAAGAAGCAACCCAGTACGGTGGTGCAGATGGGGTTATCATATCTGGATTTTTGCACAAGCTAACTCCAGAACTACAAAACCTAGTGGGATTTTTATATCCGGCACAATCTGACTCACAGTTTAGCTCACAGAACTTACCAAATGGGTATCTGACAACTTTACCAGGAACACGAGGGCAGTTGCTTTATAACCAGTCCTATGCTGATGGTCAAGTCATCAATACAGATGAAGAGACTAAACAGACATTGACAAGTGGCGAAGGAGAAACATTTTTCGCAGCTGTTACCTCCAAAACTTCAACACAAATCCGCGTTCCAGTTTTGCTAGTAATTGGACAAAAGGATAATTTTTTCTGCGCTGACAACATCTGTAGTCAAGAAAACGTGGCAGTGTCTGAAGCGCCATTTTTCTCATCTCAAGCGCGATTGCAAGTCTATGTTCAAAAAGAAGCTGGACACTCTATCAATCTTCATTTTAATGCATTTCGGTGGTATGAAGTTGCTGCTCAATGGAGCGATCGCTTTATTGAAGCAAACGAAAAGTAACTTAAGAGAGATCCAAGAAATAAATACATAAAAACAACAACACCGTTCTTCTCACAAAGCTTTTGGCAACGTTGTGTAAATAATTTACATAGGTACTTAACAACGTATAAAATATTTCTCCCTCAGAAAAGAATAATCAAGCTGGCGGAAGCATATTTTCGAGAGAGTAAGCAGGAGCAGGAGAGTAGCTAGTAGAGTTATATGCTCTAATTATTCTTTAGTAATTTTAAAGAATAATCAGCAACAGCGTTTCAACGTTGTGTAAACTATATCCATTAAACAGCGATAAGTGTTCGCGAAGCGTCTCGTTGGCGCAGCCTCTCGTAGAGAAGAGAAGCTTAAGCCTTCTCCTTTGGCTAGCGCGAACGGCTATCGCAATCGTCCCTGTGTGGAGTTGAGGGGGCGATGATGGGATGCCGCTTCAGTGACGAATGTAAACCAATGGTTTACACGCATCTTTTTGGGTTACATCGGGGGTGGTGTTGATGCTGGCACTTAACTCTTGTGTGACGGCAGTTTCAAGATTTTTCGTTACTTTTGCATAAAGCATAAAGCTAACGGTGAATAGTATTACATACCGAACCCGTTATATGTAAAACAGGGACAACCTAAAAGTCCCGTTATTTAATCTCCTATTTCAAGCGCTGCTCTGTTATTTGTATCAGAGCAGTTTTTTCACTGACGTAAGAT
This region of Nostoc sp. UHCC 0302 genomic DNA includes:
- a CDS encoding GAF domain-containing protein, with translation MGSQSNQESQTPEILLHRIASRIRQSLELKEILSATVAEVRSFLETDRVKIYQFQSDGHGLVIAESIQSGRLPPLVGLNFPADDIPPYARELFIRSRQRCIVDLTTHEIGISPLDCPETGELLDQQDIRYRPVDPCHVEYLTAMGVKSSVVVPIVLKGKETGKDSLPSLEQSSQLWGLLVSHHSESRVVTEQELLLIQSVVDQLAIAISQSILLSQVREQARQEAVINQVTEQLHTTPTVQLQVALEETVAAFQGCGGRLYLLPDGEQRLEIYTCGMQPSQLDIEQNRPIEEHRLWQKYLFAAVLPSLTTEKSNAKPWSVNWMRAVYALTPPLNELNCESNLWAIADLYKEPLLRSLAPSFQATQIRGLLIVPLQHGATIVGCLTIFRDEVDIETIWAGCVDTDSRQLMPRQSFAAWRELKTGQAQQWAESEVKLAQALGERFATAIKQYRLYAQVQLLNTSLEQQVRDRTAELQQTNTDLQCSTIELQRSVERQQALARIIANIRQSLDVSTIFQTTTEEVCQLLKSDRVTVYRFNADWGGEFVSDYESANPRWQRNVKLGVGMVWNDTYLQQTQGGRYRNNETFVIDDIYSIGFTQCHLDILEQFHIKALMIVPIFVGQQLWGLFGTYQHSSPRHWQALEVEFFTQIATQLGVALQQAEYVEQVQAQTRQLALVAEQQQTLATVITKVRESLDLNAIFETTTQQLRQVLNADRVVVFRFYSESNYGGGEVIAEDVASCFPSTLTVKVYDRCLGEEYSQKFSQGYIHAVTDIYNSELDDCYVSMLSRFQVRANLVVPMSKQGQLWGLLCIHQCQISREWQESEIEFVSQIASQLGVAVQHAVLLNQTQQQAKQLSEALEHLQQTQAHLIHSEKMSSLGLLVAGVAHEINNPVSFIYGNITHIHEYTQNLIEMLILYQQVYPEPNLQIQQQAKLSDLEFIAEDLPKLFSSLKVGTERISEIVLSLRNFSRLDQAQVKPVDLREGLDSTLLILQHRLKANSLHSGVEIVKQYGELPLVECFAGQLNQVFMNLLANALDAMEDLCRQSAKLGAKKHHPMIIIKTQMIAPDWVQISIKDNGVGVTKEVQAKLFNPFFTTKPVGQGTGLGLSISYQIVEKHGGKLQCLSQPNEGAEFLIDIPIKQSGVKIANL
- a CDS encoding alpha/beta fold hydrolase, producing MKIFFQILLSLFGASVLILQPFSTRTAKSEAFNSIRCYKTYLPVALAPGETKQYRIYGELCGQKNLNKKTIHVLVSGITYDHNYWDFSSQKERYSYVKALTKAGNATFNIDRIGIGNSSRPPADKVTVQSNAFVLNQVDQALRNGKINNLKFKHIINVGHSFGSIVVIEEATQYGGADGVIISGFLHKLTPELQNLVGFLYPAQSDSQFSSQNLPNGYLTTLPGTRGQLLYNQSYADGQVINTDEETKQTLTSGEGETFFAAVTSKTSTQIRVPVLLVIGQKDNFFCADNICSQENVAVSEAPFFSSQARLQVYVQKEAGHSINLHFNAFRWYEVAAQWSDRFIEANEK
- a CDS encoding helix-turn-helix transcriptional regulator, which encodes MSIKKPLIINQPEVGKLIRELRICTGLTQEKFAASLGVTYPTANRWENGHARPSPLAMQKIETLLQKLDDQGQKLLAKYLRN
- a CDS encoding PleD family two-component system response regulator translates to MSAINLFPVFKQTPVILVVDNDKTMRVLLRKIMEDEGYGVIEVSDGQQCLAAYESVKPDIVLLDAIMPVMDGFTCCEQLVKVAKNDLISGLKNFDIGLTMGNTMISKLWEYTPILMITSLDDEDSVNRAFDVGATDYITKPIEPMILRWRLRQLLKQIQVHKQLQAANQTLHQLANVDSLTGLANRRCFDNYLNTQWINLAQEESPLSLILCDIDFFKNYNDKYGHPLGDSCLQKVATALKYLAQKPQDLAARYGGEEFAVIMPNTDNTGAVHVGKSLQAQVRDLQIIHDGSAINQYVTLSMGVATIMPIWESSALDLITMADKALYQAKSAGRNCMVSN